In Rutidosis leptorrhynchoides isolate AG116_Rl617_1_P2 chromosome 2, CSIRO_AGI_Rlap_v1, whole genome shotgun sequence, one genomic interval encodes:
- the LOC139888705 gene encoding uncharacterized protein gives MDLVLRRWVTRSARPVQPRILWKNLNGEKAETFKALVLERVEAGVETATHGEADQMWNSLASIIRDVAKEALGVAEGTREDRTREVERYKEAKREAKKAVARAKDKAYEDLYRKLDSKEGANDIYKIAKAREHRRRDIDIIKFIKDEAGQTLVKEEEIRKRWEGYFSSLFVGGGPGRQDDSRDGGIGKFQNNNLCRRISHEEVRMALLNMGRNKAVGLDQIPIEAWQCLGEDGVRWLACLFNKMFRIYKMPTEWRRSEIIPIFKNKGDAQIYGSYRGIKLLSHTMKLWERVIETRLCRETTV, from the exons ATGGACTTGGTTCTGCGAAGGTGGGTTACTAGGAGCGCGAGACCCGTCCAACCTAGGATCCTTTGGAAGAATCTGAATGGAGAGAAAGCCGAAACTTTTAAAGCTTTGGTTTTGGAAAGAGTAGAGGCAGGAGTGGAAACTGCTACTCATGGTGAAGCAGATCAGATGTGGAATAGTCTAGCATCCATTATTAGAGATGTAGCCAAGGAAGCCTTAGGTGTGGCA GAGGGAACTCGAGAGGATAGAACTAGGGAAGTAGAGAGATATAAAGAAGCaaaaagagaagctaagaaggccgTTGCACGTGCAAAAGATAAAGCGTATGAAGATTTGTATAGGAAACTAGATTCTAAAGAAGGAGCTAATGATATCTACAAGATTGCAAAAGCTAGAGAGCATAGGAGGAGGGATATAGATATAATCAAGTTTATCAAAGATGAAGCCGGTCAAACCCTAGTGAAGGAAGAAGAAATAaggaaaagatgggaagggtaTTTCTCATCTCTTTTCGTTGGTGGAGGACCAGGGCGCCAAGATGATTCGCGGGACGGGGGCATAGGAAAATTTCAGAATAATAATTTATGTAGGCGGATCAGTCATGAAGAAGTAAGAATGGCACTACTAAATATGGGTAGAAACAAAGCTGTTGGACTAGACCAGATCCCAATAGAGGCGTGGCAGTGCCTTGGTGAGGATGGTGTTAGGTGGTTGGCGTGTCTCTTCAATAAGATGTTTAGAATCTATAAAATGCCCACGGAATGGAGACGAAGCGAGATTATCCCCATCTTCAAAAATAAGGGAGATGCCCAAATCTACGGTAGCTACAGAGGCATAAAATTACTAAGCCATACCATGAAActatgggagagagtgattgagactagactttGTCGTGAAACTACGGTTTAg
- the LOC139888706 gene encoding uncharacterized protein, whose protein sequence is MAKKFEIRTEGTRYFVGRLWVPKFGDLRQLILDEIDTSRRDGYLRSCPSSVVAGRPRGSSSGNRLVNPVKIRVGSWNVGTLTSKSLELVDTLLKIKVDILCVQETRWRGQEAVVIGDYKLWFTGSSVARNGVGILLGHPYKELVVGVGRCSDRIMSVMLVIREVTYMVISAYAPYAGLGEEDKRRFWVSLDEVVRSCPADHRLLIGGDVNGYTGTDSDGFTGVHGGFGYGVRNEGGCSILDFAVAHELVVANSFFSKTEAQLATFHRGGYSSQIDYLLLHKGDLRACRDCRVLTT, encoded by the exons atggctaagaagtttgagataCGAACCGAGGGTACTCGGTATTTtgtgggacgtctttgggttccgaaatttggtgatctGCGGCAACttattttggatgag ATAGACACTTCTCGACGTGATGGTTACTTGAGGTCATGTCCTTCGAGCGTAGTGGCGGGTAGGCCTAGAGGGTCTAGTAGTGGCAATAGATTAGTGAACCCAGTTAAGATTAGAGTAGGGAGTTGGAACGTAGGGACATTGACTAGCAAATCCCTTGAGCTTGTTGATACTTTACTAAAGATTAAAGTGGACATATTGTGTGTCCAGGAGACTAGATGGAGGGGACAAGAGGCGGTTGTCATAGGCGACTACAAGTTGTGGTTTACGGGTTCTAGTGTAGCTAGAAACGGGGTAGGAATACTTTTAGGACATCCATATAAGGAGCTTGTTGTGGGTGTGGGTAGGTGTAGtgataggattatgtcggttatGTTAGTTATCCGGGAGGTGACTTACATGGTCATTAGTGCTTACGCACCCTATGCTGGGTTAGGAGAAGAAGATAAAAGACGCTTTTGGGTTTCGTTAGATGAGGTTGTGAGGAGTTGCCCTGCTGATCATCGTTTACTTATTGGGGGAGACGTTAATGGTTATACAGGAACTGATTCAGATGGTTTTACGGGAGTCCATGGTGGCTTTGGGTACGGAGTTCGAAATGAAGGAGGATGCTCTATTCTCGATTTTGCTGTTGCCCACGAGTTAGTTGTTGCAAACTCTTTCTTCAGTAAGACGGAAGCTCAACTAGCAACTTTCCACAGAGGGGGCTATAGTAGCCAGATCGACTATTTGCTGCTTCACAAAGGGGACCTTAGGGCTTGCAGAGACTGCAGAGTCTTGACTACCTGA
- the LOC139888704 gene encoding secreted RxLR effector protein 78-like translates to MVFLDLEKAYDCVPRKLIWKTLNIRVIPSRYIKAIMDMYDGVKSCVRMPVGNTDYFPIELGLRQGSALSPFLFALILDELSRDIQGNIPWSLLFADDIVLIADSKNELNRRLEQWREALEQNGLRISRQKTEYLRCDFDRVEDEHNAGVNISIGDQIFVTDVAGIP, encoded by the exons ATGGTCTTTTTAGACTTAGAAAAGGCTTATGATTGTGTTCCGCGAAAGTTGATTTGGAAGACTCTTAATATTAGAGTtatcccaagtagatatattaAAGCTATTATGGACATGTACGATGGGGTGAAGTCCTGCGTTCGGATGCCGGTGGGAAACACTGATTATTTCCCGATTGAATTAGGCCTGCGCCAGGGATCTGCCCTTAGCCCTTTCCTTTTTGCTTTGATCCTAGATGAGCTGTCTCGAGATATACAAGGGAACATCCCTTGGAGTCTACTTTTTGCTGATGATATTGTGCTTATAGCGGATTCCAAGAATGAGCTTAATCGAAGACTAGAACAATGGAGGGAGGCCTTAGAACAAAATGGTCTACGAAtcagtagacaaaagacggaatatcttaggTGTGATTTTGACAGGGTTGAGGATGAACATAATGCTGGAGTTAATATCAGCATTGGGGACCAGATCTT TGTTACAGAtgttgctggtattccttga